The nucleotide sequence AGGACCTCTTTCGCTTGGCCTCCCCTCCTAGGTCTATGTGATGGAGCAGAAACCCCCTGCAATGCCATCGACACCAGCCTTCCTCCTACTACCAATGACACTGCACACGCTCTGTTCGGCTTGGCACTAACAGCCGCGGACGTACTTTCACAATGCCCATATTTTCAATCATGTATCTGAGCCGATTATATGTGATCAGTGCAATTCTTAGAAGTTGCAAAGGGAGGGCATAGACATAGACACTTTCATAAAAATGTCTGAAGAAAATGTGGTCCCTTTTCAGGTCACAGTCATCATTTTTTCACCAGACAACCTAGGTATAGAAGGTGTTTATCAACTAAACCGATTCTGGGATTTCACGCAATATATCAGCTATTCCAGACGCAATCTGGCGAGAGGCTAGAGTTCGTTACCTCAGGTAATTCAGAGGTctgaacgagagaagagagacagtgtTTTGCACTCAGAATGAAGGCGGTGGTGGTACGACGtgagtgtgcgcgtgtgtgtgaggcTGCATTTGAATCTAACGAGTGAGGAGTCTTGTGAATTCTAAACAGGtcgagagcaagagagggagagagagagagagagagatccttccCTGAGGGGTGTCTGAGTGAGTAGGTGCCTCTGCTCCCTCCTTTGCATGCACACTGCAACCTGAAACCTAAAGTATTGAGACAGCCAAAGGCACCTTAACCATGGAAGGGCTGCTCTGTTCAGTTTTAGCATGACAATAGAGACATTTTCCATCGCAAACCAGGTGCTTTGTTGCCTCACAGCACCTGGGATAGATAGGCCAATGGAAACTGAGGCACTGCAATGCACCATTAGATGGGTAGCTACGATTCAATGCCTCAATCACAGCCTACGGTTTCTATAGGCCTGTTTTTGTTGGGGGTGTGTGCACATGTTGGTAAATAGAGAGATTATTTTGGATATACTATAGTCGGATAATGCCGTCTGGGAGATGAAAAAATAAAGATTGAGTGAGAAAATGAGTGTGAGATATGTTTTTAAGTCAGACTTGGAGAAaaggcgggggagggggggggggggtgtcgctTACTCACTCAGACAGCTGCTTTCTCTATTCGAACTGATGAGCCAATTTGTGTGAACCAAATTTGAGAAACTCGACACTAACAACCTCGTCTTCCTCTGGCATACAACCAATTATTTGACCATAGTATTCCCCAGGCAGTAAAAATGCTACTTTGAAACTGGGACGGTAACCAGAACAGAGTATTCAAAACTAACTACGGCAGTCGGTCGGAGCATTACATAGAAGACAGCAGTCTCTGAGGAAAAGTCCTACTCACCTCTCTATCTAAAGAACCATCTCATAACCCACCAACGAGCAGGGATGATACTGTACAAAGGCCGCCACCTCCAACAATCCCAGGCTGGAGGACAGACCCCATCTAAACTCAGACACGTCAGCCCAATgtttaggcctaggctacatctggGCTGCTGCCTTCACATTACCAAATACTCCTCAACGGGCTTATCAAAGCTCTTCTCCTCCATTAACCAGTATATGTACATCGGTTGGTGCTCTTGGGAAAAGGATACTAGTTTGTGGCATGTTTCCGGGACATACATAGCAGCCATTGTCTTAATCTCTTCCCCGAGCTCACGTACAGAAGGCTCTAGTTGAGCCTGGTTGGTATTTATGGGGTTATCTGACCTCCCAGTCTCTACCTGCTCTATGCGCTCCATGGCACAGAGCCACGTGGGATTGGGAACCATGCTGCCTGCTGCAGACTGTGTGTACATAGGACCATTTGTCTCCATAACCCAGAGCAGCGCTAGGCTATTAAGCTCGACTCACAGCTACATAACAGGCATGCACCAACCGTGCTATATATCTATATTATCACCGGCCAATGGAACAGTGAGGAACCGTGTCCAGTGACCGCCTGCCTGCTGCATTGTAAACGAGGAATGCCTTCCATTTGGCTATACGGAGGCATGTGCAAGAATTTTCagacagaagcacacacacagcgTAAACATGGGGAAATCGTAGTACTGCTTGAGCATGCACCAATACTACAACCATCAGAAAGATGAGCTGTCGTTAGTGAGAGCATGCCGTAACAGCTGACTGCTTTAAGCACCTGGAGGAGAGCAACATGACATTCAATGCCAACTTGTCGAGGCCTCTTTTTCTTGTCTTGCCGAGAGGCATAGCCGTTGAAATTGTGGGCATATCCAATGCAAGGAACCTATTTGCCATTCAGATAGATGCAACTAAGTGATACTCAATTGGGAGGGGggtctgtcgatgtgcccttgagcaaggaacttaaccctaattcctcctgtaagttgctctggacaagtgtgtctgctaaatgactacaatgttcatttaaaatggaaaaatatttaaGCAGGGATCATCCCTGTAGAATTAAAGCAATGTTACTTTGACATACTGAAAGAGGTTATGAATAAACATGGCATtatctgatatatatatataaatatatttgagtaCATGGTTAATTTGGCTTTGCAGCAAGGTGTGTGCGTAATAAacacatttgaatataaaacacTTTTAAACCAGATCTTAATATCAAGGTTGTCATCTCCAATTAGAGCAAATCTTATGTTAGGGATAACATTGTAAATTGTTAAAATGCTATGGTTGAGAAATATACCGATGGACACAAAACTAAAGGAATTATTCATTATACCTCAGGTGACCCAAATTTTATAACAGTCTAAATTTGTTAAATAAACTGACATTTCACCAAGGGTTAATATCAATGGAATTTATTACAATTTACTCAGCTCCAAGGCACATTACAAGTCTTCTGTTACTACAGAAACAAACAGTTTACGTTCATGTACAGCATTTTGCTCTACCTTTTTAAGCATCCGTGCATCATCAAAGCAAACTGGAAGAGAAATTAATAACACGTAGTAAAATATTTTCGATCACAAGATGAAAAGAGATATTTGctgtaaaaaacataaaaaattaaagatatgaaagaaaataagaaagaaaaaaaagtcccCATATTGATTCGTACCCAATACAGGAGTTAGGGCAATGTAACCTGTTATTGGATATTCACTATGAGTAGTTTAATTTTACAGACATATATTCATTGGGAGTAGAAACTGGCCTTTTTATAATGAGAGAAGTGCATTAATTGGAGGGAATAAAACTGCAGCAGTGATTATAAAGTTAGTGCTTTAACTCGTCACTGCCACCCAAATACAACACTACTACCCGTCAACACACCCTCCATAACATTAGGCGACATGACATCACATGttcctttgtttaaaaaaaaacagacatgagGTGGAGAACGTCTCTGTACATCGACTATTTTTGTCCGTTTTGAGTAATCACGCGTGTATATATTCGACTAAAATTCACGTTTCTATGGGAAGCCATAGATCACACCTATGGGTCTCTCTCCTTTTTTACCTTAACGTCCCCAGCTAATATTGTTGCTATCTCACCTTGCATGAACGCCCAAGGCACATTAGAACCTACCAGGGGGCATTTCTCTCCGCTAGGACAATACACCTCGCCAGTTGCTCCCTGCGCTTTGATGCTCTCTCGAGAACAAGGGAAACAGAATTTATGGTTGGGAACTGACGGACACTGAACGAAATGGGTATCCTCTAAACGTTCGTGACAAATGGTACAACACAGAGGTCCGTTGTTTGCCATGGGAGAATCTGGAATGTTTTGCGAGTGGACCTGATCCATGCCAGAATGCGCATTGGACTGAGAGGGAGTCCCGGCCAGATTGAGCTCTCCGTTACGGGAAGCCAAACGCCTCTGCCCAGAAACAGAGGCTGGGGAGACTGGGCTGCTGCTGTTATGCCTGGTGGATGTTGTAGAGTGAACAGAGTTGTTGTCCTTCGGAGAGTGCGCATTGCCCAACGTGTCCGCGACAGACATGAGCGCGGCCATTGGAGACTGTCCATTCTGGGGCGCAGATTCAGGGGGTGTGGCGCGACTTGAGTGAACAGAATGGCCAGGGCCAAGCGGCGGAGGTCCCCCGTGTGAGGCACCGAATGATCCGGATGCCATGGTCAGTTTTAACGCCTCGCTCTGGCTGGCCATCCACTGCTGCCTCTGTTGTTCCTGTTCAGATAGTTTCAGCGCGCTCTCTACAGAGTCAGGTTCTGGGGAGGCTTTACGCTTACGCACGCCAGTCCTCGGTGCACTCGTAGATGGCAATGCACGAGGGATGTTGACCAAAGCAGTGGGCAGCAATGGGCAGCTGGCATCAATGTAGGGCTGAGGCAACATTTCAACCCCCAGCCCCTCTTTAAAGAATCGGACGGATTCGGGCAACAAATCACCCAGGAGTCGCCAGTCCCCCGAACCATGTTTTTTCTCATACTCCAAATATTTAAAGCCCGAGGAAAGCCCTCTGCCAAAGTCTTTCATGCAGTCCTGATACATTTGTTTGGCCACCCCTGATGCGCTGGAAAATATATTACCAGATCCACTTGGGTACTCGACAAATATTTTCAATTCATAGTCCATTCCAGGCTTTGACACTGCATCGAAAGCAAACACCCTGCCCACGAGTGAATGATCCTTTTTAAATCTCACATCAAACGGGGAGCTGTTTGAAAGAGTAACCAAAGTGTCCCTTACTATTTTGGGTTTGTTTCCCCAGTCTTCGTTTCTGTTCCTTAAACTTTCACTGAGCTCAGCCAAAGCCTCTGCGTTACGCTGTTTCTCTTTCAGATCTCTCTCTTGGTCAGTGCTTGACACAGAACCTGGTCGTTTACCTTGTTCTGACATGGACTGAGCGGCCATGGACAAAGAGGGTCCCACAATGGATGGAGGAGGGGGGCGGCTGGACAGGCTATGCGGGGCTATGGCTGTTGCCGAGGAGGGTCCATTCAACATGGTCTGTGGGAGAAGGTTGGGGGGAACGTTCATTTGTCCTGGGACCGCAGCGAGACCGTGGCTCCGACGGGAGTTCGGGCTCTGTCGGTTCAGTTCTGGGGGACCATCGTCCGGTTTGGGGAA is from Salvelinus sp. IW2-2015 linkage group LG9, ASM291031v2, whole genome shotgun sequence and encodes:
- the irf2bpl gene encoding probable E3 ubiquitin-protein ligase IRF2BPL, encoding MSSAQVSSSRRQSCYLCDLPRMPWAMIWDFTEAVCRGCVNYEGADRIEFVIETARHLKRAHGFQGGRSPGPPPPPTVKTQSAISAKETVQISHVDGPSKQQQSGMDRYSLSAERPRFDYSSIGAHASRLPNGMSGPNGFPKPDDGPPELNRQSPNSRRSHGLAAVPGQMNVPPNLLPQTMLNGPSSATAIAPHSLSSRPPPPSIVGPSLSMAAQSMSEQGKRPGSVSSTDQERDLKEKQRNAEALAELSESLRNRNEDWGNKPKIVRDTLVTLSNSSPFDVRFKKDHSLVGRVFAFDAVSKPGMDYELKIFVEYPSGSGNIFSSASGVAKQMYQDCMKDFGRGLSSGFKYLEYEKKHGSGDWRLLGDLLPESVRFFKEGLGVEMLPQPYIDASCPLLPTALVNIPRALPSTSAPRTGVRKRKASPEPDSVESALKLSEQEQQRQQWMASQSEALKLTMASGSFGASHGGPPPLGPGHSVHSSRATPPESAPQNGQSPMAALMSVADTLGNAHSPKDNNSVHSTTSTRHNSSSPVSPASVSGQRRLASRNGELNLAGTPSQSNAHSGMDQVHSQNIPDSPMANNGPLCCTICHERLEDTHFVQCPSVPNHKFCFPCSRESIKAQGATGEVYCPSGEKCPLVGSNVPWAFMQGEIATILAGDVKVKKERDP